Proteins from one Juglans microcarpa x Juglans regia isolate MS1-56 chromosome 6S, Jm3101_v1.0, whole genome shotgun sequence genomic window:
- the LOC121237741 gene encoding rhicadhesin receptor-like: protein MKIPSRSHVHMLSYLVVLLLLPLLASSADPDSLQDFCVADQSASSISVNGFPCKPASKVTSDDFFFDGLTKVGDTSNIFGSNVTGGNVLTFPALNTLGISMNRVDFAPGGLNPPHTHPRATESGVVIEGKLLVGFVTTGNVYHSKVLTSGQMFVIPRGLVHFQKNVGVGKALIITAFNSQLPGAVVLPFTLFASTPSIPDDVLTRAFQVEEKVVEYIKSKFSS from the coding sequence ATGAAGATTCCTTCACGTTCACACGTCCACATGCTGTCATACCTCGTCGTGTTGTTGCTTCTCCCCTTGCTTGCCTCCTCAGCCGACCCCGATTCATTACAGGATTTCTGTGTGGCGGATCAAAGTGCCAGCTCTATATCAGTTAATGGCTTCCCTTGCAAACCTGCCTCAAAAGTAACTTCCGATGATTTCTTCTTTGATGGTTTGACCAAAGTGGGTGACACATCAAACATCTTTGGCTCAAACGTCACTGGAGGTAATGTCCTTACTTTTCCTGCACTCAACACGCTTGGGATTTCAATGAACAGAGTGGACTTTGCTCCGGGAGGACTTAATCCACCCCACACTCACCCTCGTGCAACCGAGAGCGGCGTGGTCATCGAGGGGAAGCTACTTGTGGGGTTTGTGACAACTGGGAATGTGTATCACTCTAAAGTCTTGACTTCTGGGCAGATGTTTGTCATTCCTAGAGGACTTGTACACTTCCAAAAGAATGTTGGAGTAGGGAAGGCCCTTATCATCACGGCTTTCAATAGTCAGTTACCTGGGGCTGTGGTCCTTCCCTTTACTCTCTTTGCTTCAACACCCTCGATTCCAGATGATGTTCTAACTAGGGCCTTCCAAGTAGAAGAAAAGGTTGTCGAATATATAAAGTCGAAGTTCAGTTCTTGA